One region of Eremothecium gossypii ATCC 10895 chromosome II, complete sequence genomic DNA includes:
- the FUS2 gene encoding Fus2p (Syntenic homolog of Saccharomyces cerevisiae YMR232W (FUS2)) — translation MIKSKNSIYQLAYPATGEMTPIRDYAAECQLQNRNLQQGKVRRNPYSESLWEALGENKRTIQRINTQVRNRHRPRSLKLEQEADIPVRKKVDSPLNLRTFGDYMTLKSPKVDPKLLNTLDVVKRLVQTEREYIKKLELGNSVYRFELQAKKVGSMLLDKERNDELLLFGDLETLASVSKILVKQLEEKIAEAYGGDKGDSDQILKELRVHPDKLRAFIERLDIGTVLEHHFERIKYLYLTYSVNHQKQLELLQQIRRKHSTIYFKWYDRCLQKADLIKLEDILKLPVERLRTWGAITEQVLLYTEGISSDLATAQLSDFYDQYCVYLRGVSTSERECNCEAKANLELTPTQIIHFYECSVDPEVSAIDIKRKKSQSTALSVNTGTSSAYSEPNVLPSNKISDCKSPDSDYADLDRSICQFFSVRKGLQDLLVELEQLDLAEIICQQLANAKTWHRLMDFEPHNENCNNSIYISSIYTAFIDKLNHQREEISVLRVKHLKKGVIDPLLVLLARTDSVRGKIDDLKVLSKEYKAYMKQRDYHDIKKKVMAQSFEDAQALLAKELPQFMAFMHKSISYLLLRYHSLVLEYLKILCGGEKLLKKELTFFEESERELGDNFDILQMFSSSRFYTKQAVRGNWQFPGIPSASRVLRKLFEL, via the coding sequence ATGATAAAGTCAAAAAACTCCATATATCAGTTGGCGTACCCCGCGACAGGGGAAATGACACCGATTCGGGATTATGCAGCTGAGTGTCAGCTACAAAATAGAAACCTCCAACAGGGTAAAGTAAGGCGGAATCCATATTCTGAGTCTCTTTGGGAAGCCTTAGGAGAAAATAAGAGGACTATACAGCGCATCAACACCCAGGTGAGGAACAGACACCGGCCTCGGAGCTTAAAGCTGGAGCAAGAAGCCGACATTCCGGTAAGAAAAAAGGTAGACTCGCCGTTAAACCTGAGAACGTTTGGCGACTACATGACGCTGAAATCCCCCAAGGTGGACCCCAAGCTTTTGAACACGCTGGACGTGGTGAAGAGGCTCGTGCAAACCGAAAGGGAGTATATCAAAAAATTGGAGCTGGGCAATTCCGTTTACAGATTTGAATTGCAGGCCAAGAAGGTTGGCAGTATGTTGCTCGACAAGGAGCGTAACGACGAACTTCTGCTATTCGGCGATCTTGAGACTCTTGCATCCGTTAGTAAAATTTTGGTGAAACAGCTCGAAGAGAAAATTGCCGAGGCGTATGGCGGCGACAAGGGCGACAGCGACCAAATTTTGAAGGAACTCCGTGTCCACCCGGACAAATTAAGGGCCTTTATTGAGCGCCTAGACATAGGAACGGTGCTGGAGCATCACTTTGAAAGGATCAAATATCTGTACCTCACCTACTCTGTAAACCACCAGAAGCAGTTGgagctgctccagcagaTCCGGAGGAAACACAGCACCATATACTTCAAATGGTACGACAGGTGTCTGCAGAAGGCCGATTTAATCAAATTGGAGGATATTCTAAAATTACCGGTGGAGAGACTCCGGACCTGGGGAGCAATAACAGAACAGGTACTGCTTTACACTGAAGGAATCAGTTCCGATCTCGCCACCGCCCAGCTATCTGATTTCTATGACCAATATTGCGTATATCTTCGGGGCGTCTCAACAAGCGAAAGGGAATGTAATTGTGAAGCAAAGGCAAACCTAGAGCTCACGCCAACGCAAATAATCCATTTCTACGAGTGCAGTGTGGACCCGGAAGTCAGCGCCATTGATATCAAAAGGAAAAAATCGCAAAGTACCGCCCTGTCTGTGAATACTGGCACAAGCAGTGCCTACTCCGAACCAAATGTTTTGCCCAGCAATAAGATTAGTGATTGCAAATCTCCCGATAGCGACTACGCTGATCTAGATAGGAGCATATGCCAGTTTTTTTCTGTGCGTAAAGGATTACAGGACTTGCTGGTTGAGTTGGAACAGCTCGACTTGGCTGAGATAATCTGTCAGCAACTAGCCAACGCGAAAACTTGGCATCGCCTAATGGATTTTGAACCACACAATGAAAACTGCAATAACTCCATTTACATTTCATCAATATACACTGCATTTATTGACAAACTAAATCATCAGCGCGAAGAAATTTCTGTCCTTCGAGTCAAGCACTTGAAGAAGGGCGTTATAGACCCACTGCTGGTCTTGCTCGCGCGCACCGATTCTGTCCGGGGTAAAATTGACGACCTCAAGGTTCTCTCGAAGGAATATAAAGCATATATGAAACAGAGAGACTACCATGACATCAAAAAGAAGGTCATGGCCCAGAGTTTCGAGGATGCGCAAGCACTTCTCGCTAAAGAGCTTCCTCAATTTATGGCTTTTATGCATAAATCGATATCGTATCTTTTGCTAAGATACCACTCTCTGGTACTCGAGTACCTCAAAATATTATGCGGAGGCGAAAAGCTGTTAAAGAAGGAACTAACCTTCTTCGAAGAGAGCGAGCGCGAGCTAGGAGATAACTTTGATATTTTGCAGATGTTCTCCTCCTCGAGGTTTTACACTAAGCAGGCCGTGAGGGGAAATTGGCAGTTCCCAGGCATTCCCAGCGCTAGCAGAGTCCTGCGCAAGCTATTCGAGCTTTAA
- the RRS1 gene encoding ribosome biogenesis protein RRS1 (Syntenic homolog of Saccharomyces cerevisiae YOR294W (RRS1)): MSSSSAEKSELPVTVEKPIPVTYDLGNLAVFDSNALDRNDLDSSNANREEHLRALTRDNVQLLINQILSLPIKSTTDSTGSGQSSSIALVRLPEPTTDLPREKPLPKPKAPTKWELFAAKKNIKPKEKSGKMVYDEAAGEWVPKWGYKGANKKLDDQWLVEVDDKVKGTEDELIDPRTLSRAERKKLIKKNELQHKRNLKNAVSK, translated from the coding sequence ATGTCTTCCTCTAGTGCCGAAAAAAGCGAACTACCCGTGACCGTTGAGAAGCCTATACCTGTCACATATGACTTGGGGAACCTTGCTGTCTTCGATTCCAATGCTCTAGATAGAAATGACCTGGATTCGTCCAATGCAAACCGTGAAGAGCATCTTCGCGCGCTAACTCGCGACAACGTGCAGCTGCTTATCAACCAGATTCTATCTCTACCAATCAAATCCACCACCGACTCGACCGGCAGTGGCCAGTCGTCCTCCATCGCGCTCGTCCGGCTACCGGAGCCAACCACCGACCTTCCCCGCGAGAAGCCGCTGCCCAAGCCAAAGGCGCCAACCAAGTGGGAGCTGTTTGCGGCCAAGAAGAACATCAAGCCCAAGGAGAAGTCCGGCAAGATGGTGTACGACGAGGCCGCTGGCGAGTGGGTTCCAAAGTGGGGCTACAAGGGTGCTAACAAGAAGCTTGATGATCAATGGCTAGTCGAGGTCGACGATAAGGTCAAGGGCACAGAAGACGAGCTCATTGACCCTCGCACGTTGAGCAGAGCAGAGCGCAAGAAGCTCATCAAGAAGAACGAGCTGCAGCACAAGCGCAACCTGAAGAACGCGGTTTCCAAATGA
- a CDS encoding ABL015Cp (Syntenic homolog of Saccharomyces cerevisiae YMR233W (TRI1) and YOR295W (UAF30); 1-intron): MIDAILSVSDPDEISAKRIRKALQELFAVDLDGDKKDIKALILERFDLLRDRQSKVLSQEELVQRDSEMAAALVRGDAGRAKRPRKRDADKPRKKRANQSDNPNSFHMRPVQLSEPLQRLLGEEQLPRTQVVKAVWDYIKQHQLQNPDDRREILCDAAMEPVFGKKMTMFSMNKILSQHLTNPKDVSGSDQDANTEEHSDQLSA, translated from the exons ATGATCGAT GCGATCCTGAGCGTTTCGGACCCTGATGAAATCAGCGCGAAGCGCATAAGGAAAGCGCTGCAGGAGCTCTTTGCGGTCGACCTCGATGGAGACAAGAAAGACATCAAAGCGCTGATCCTTGAGCGGTTCGACCTACTGAGAGATCGGCAATCCAAGGTGCTGAGCCAGGaggagctggtgcagcGCGACAGCGAGAtggccgcggcgctggtTCGGGGGGACGCGGGGCGTGCCAAGCGCCCGCGCAAGCGAGATGCCGACAAGCCGCGCAAGAAGCGCGCCAACCAGAGCGACAACCCAAACAGCTTCCACATGCGCCCAGTGCAGCTGAGTGAGCCCCTGCAACGTCTTCTCGgggaggagcagctgccTCGTACCCAGGTCGTAAAGGCGGTATGGGACTACATCAAGCagcaccagctgcagaaTCCCGATGACCGCCGCGAGATCTTGTGCGATGCAGCCATGGAACCTGTATTTGGCAAAAAGATGACGATGTTCTCTATGAACAAGATTCTTTCGCAGCACCTGACCAACCCGAAAGATGTGTCTGGCAGCGACCAAGATGCCAACACAGAGGAGCATTCGGACCAGTTGTCCGCATGA
- the RNH1 gene encoding RNA-DNA hybrid ribonuclease (Syntenic homolog of Saccharomyces cerevisiae YMR234W (RNH1)) has protein sequence MRPKRPASKFYAVHRGRQPGVFRDWPACRDQVTGVRGARWAAFRTLHDAEQFVRSGKRAAPAAPAAPAAPAAPAAPAAGRAFYGVHSSNPAVPSAVFDTWAACQAHVHRQRGVAFRKFPTRELAQNFAHGTAAHDWALLGSSPAEFARAHKLPPPPAPFSARSVVYCDGSALANGSARATAGIGVYFRDEPHLSLSEPLTLPPYTNNRAELLAASRALELIWRNLAAVPAAAPRALYVLRTDSEYVVRLLSALYRAYDSPAALAAVSNGDLAVPLVQNYLRVKHWYLLNTACFHPPAEFALEWVRGHDNEPGNEEADRLAREAAASV, from the coding sequence ATGCGCCCCAAGCGCCCCGCCTCCAAGTTCTACGCCGTCCACCGCGGCCGCCAGCCCGGCGTTTTCCGCGACTGGCCCGCCTGCCGCGACCAGGTCACCGGCGTccgcggcgcgcgctggGCCGCCTTCCGCACCCTGCACGACGCCGAGCAATTCGTCCGCTCCGGCAAGCGCGCCGCCCCCGCTGCCCCCGCCGCCCCGGCAGCCCCCGCCGCCCCGGCCGCCCctgccgccggccgcgcctTCTACGGCGTGCACTCCTCCAACCCCGCCGTCCCCAGCGCTGTCTTCGACACCTGGGCCGCCTGCCAGGCGCACGTGCACCGCCAGCGCGGCGTCGCCTTCCGCAAGTTCCCCACgcgcgagctcgcgcagAACTTCGCGCACGGCACTGCCGCCCACGACTGGGCCCTGCTCGGCTCCTCTCCGGCCGAATTCGCCCGCGCCCATAAGCTCCCCCCGCCACCCGCGCCCTTTTCTGCGCGCTCGGTGGTCTACTGCGACGGCAGCGCCCTGGCTAACGGctccgcgcgcgccaccGCCGGCATCGGCGTCTACTTCCGCGACGAGCCGCACCTCAGCCTGAGCGAGCCGCTGACCCTCCCCCCCTACACAAACAATCGCGCAGAGCTTCTGGCCGCCTCGCGCGCGCTCGAGCTGATCTGGCGCAACCTGGCCGCGgtccccgccgccgccccccGCGCGCTCTACGTGCTCCGCACCGACAGCGAGTACGTCGTGCGCTTGCTGTCTGCGCTCTACCGCGCCTACGACTCCCCCGCAGCCCTGGCTGCAGTCTCCAACGGAGACCTCGCCGTGCCGCTCGTCCAGAACTACTTGCGCGTCAAGCACTGGTACCTGCTGAACACGGCCTGCTTCCACCCCCCTGCGGAGTTCGCCCTGGAGTGGGTTCGCGGCCACGACAACGAGCCGGGTAACGAGGAGGCCGACCGCCTCGCGCGCGaggccgccgcctccgTGTGA
- a CDS encoding uncharacterized protein (Syntenic homolog of Saccharomyces cerevisiae YOR296W): MRLREASGGSSRRSDERVKSFLPSVEESYKPDVSKAELYQSLLKVVLLEYINEPRFRRQYQRLNDVETGELFPRERQPVRSRDDRKRATWFWPNGELESTEGNALKKVRPILEGRLSDIAIGKYKIRSDFLRRSLLKLYNDLYLDPNMSNLLENMGRFEELIMLFAKAASGEMMKLDVEDTQKELYQQVSQFIDILIDLLARCEVSTPEFVSKLRSYTDSFKPEDGEGSIRSRSSQGVPAVGGNCIEVTVKPAFTVSEISHSVYIMELFGVDEKQFMADVLHLKDGIKNDYYQYELDAIKHSIKSNGGFTADDFPTKELYEQWKEYELHAIDDLINRLEENKARHNESLSKKAGVKVIPANSRGMLVKLLCILLEREQPSQTSPLSSDAQFLISKCARYWRLDYFSTRVSLFYTAYNLTLLDDGEMLKDDIEHLVQAAQSKGAQVSDTEFNSTNWNAVDRHQWLINLNHTFISCMNVLHLMLSGIYSKPKPKFSPVLNIYYNYVKTDPLMIQYNFPETDFYGKWMKQLKRCLTHTSEDYYASLVKQAKKEPFGMYSIQDIAEGIVQQLKIIQKRYPKPLLDEINITRTCAVVTIQKFLADLPEFINDAEQNALAENTEVLPAVALEAYRAIQELKDIWVQLKPKDLSFNTAVHDPFYKYLERLCADTCVRVHEVIHNSLKEETWEPIDESHHYSSSVLDIFKMMNESVQIFEKLQWENEYEIAKTKTRLLKSFSDGLCQYAAKVLAIIEEDLSQADSALHSDDNSYENLITLQGTAERMKNTWLFNEMRNALMPALAEPPETYEFKQRTCVCLNNLSEMMQKINDLEETVNAEKISDTISKHQVKVEDKKDRSDKAVPQLYTIRIVKAENILSFNSDGSSNSAVTLVDTSVQREIAKTKVVRKTVNPMWDELFELVVPAGEARMISATVWHHSAKINPVSSYKVCGKCSLLLDPTVYRSDGYPQETNLDLDTQGRLILQVSLESERFDAMFCVGRAHRALSRACDRAIGLMVSKFTAFVNFSLSRAALKTVVSSTTASAPGGAGTKTNVVYDAILPLFDYLNSNLAILATELTRSLLHKVMLQAWNTILHSADALLLPNLSCARSRKKVMSSKSMTLWENAMSMAKGDSSDSAAAAATIPGFGSALTPREIDVVFDWLRALCVDFFHNGGEGPPLHDLKNQHYQNLLLVPVFYDKAADELQAEVERLMPFYEQYLDRRNYFDFGRHTASRPALPKGSLARKDSVWAHSSRRKRAQVAAAVRQLEHDPLEVAAVTQDILLRILLLRGRAAYVQDTLSRRAELAKAIATRKLVRAAVQGRGAPLRKPDRT; this comes from the coding sequence ATGAGACTGAGAGAGGCGTCGGGCGGAAGTTCACGGCGGTCAGATGAGAGGGTGAAGTCGTTTCTACCTTCGGTGGAGGAGTCCTACAAGCCAGACGTGTCGAAAGCGGAGCTGTACCAAAGTTTGCTGAAGGTCGTGTTGCTGGAATATATCAACGAGCCGCGGTTTAGACGGCAGTACCAGCGTTTAAATGATGTGGAAACAGGCGAGCTCTTCCCGCGAGAGCGGCAGCCGGTGCGGTCAAGGGATGATAGAAAGCGTGCGACGTGGTTCTGGCCGAACGGGGAACTTGAGTCCACGGAGGGCAACGCGCTGAAGAAAGTGCGGCCGATACTGGAAGGAAGGCTGTCGGACATCGCTATTGGCAAGTACAAGATCCGCAGCGACTTTCTGCGGCGGAGTCTGCTGAAGCTGTACAATGACTTGTACCTGGACCCGAATATGTCGAATCTGCTGGAGAACATGGGGCGCTTCGAGGAGCTGATCATGCTCTTCGCGAAGGCGGCTAGCGGGGAGATGATGAAGCTCGACGTGGAAGATACACAGAAGGAGCTGTACCAACAGGTTTCCCAGTTCATAGACATACTGATCGACTTGCTTGCTCGGTGCGAGGTCTCGACCCCAGAGTTCGTGTCGAAATTACGGAGCTACACAGATTCTTTCAAGCCAGAGGACGGCGAGGGTTCGATACGCTCTCGGTCTTCGCAAGGCGTTCCGGCGGTTGGGGGCAATTGCATTGAAGTTACCGTCAAACCTGCGTTCACGGTGTCCGAAATATCGCATTCGGTTTATATTATGGAGCTGTTCGGCGTCGACGAGAAGCAATTTATGGCTGACGTGTTACACCTGAAGGATGGCATAAAGAATGATTACTACCAGTATGAGCTTGACGCTATAAAACACTCCATAAAAAGCAACGGTGGCTTTACCGCGGACGATTTTCCTACGAAGGAGTTGTACGAGCAATGGAAAGAGTACGAATTGCACGCTATTGATGACTTAATAAATAGATTGGAGGAAAACAAGGCACGTCATAATGAATCACTCTCGAAGAAGGCCGGCGTCAAAGTGATCCCGGCGAATTCGAGAGGAATGCTTGTAAAGCTGTTATGCATATTGCTGGAACGCGAGCAGCCATCACAGACGTCGCCCCTATCTTCTGATGCGCAGTTTCTGATTTCCAAATGTGCTAGATATTGGAGACTAGATTATTTTTCTACGCGGGTTTCATTATTTTACACTGCATATAATCTAACTTTATTAGATGATGGCGAAATGTTGAAAGACGATATTGAGCACTTGGTGCAGGCTGCTCAGTCGAAAGGTGCACAGGTATCCGATACCGAGTTTAACAGCACCAATTGGAATGCCGTGGATAGACACCAATGGCTCATAAACCTGAATCACACTTTTATTAGTTGCATGAATGTTCTTCATCTGATGTTATCGGGGATCTACAGTAAACCGAAACCTAAATTTTCTCCTGTTTTGAATATATATTATAATTATGTGAAGACCGACCCTCTGATGATCCAATACAATTTCCCGGAAACAGACTTTTATGGGAAATGGATGAAGCAGCTAAAGCGATGCCTCACCCATACGAGTGAAGACTACTATGCCTCCTTGGTTAAGCAGGCTAAGAAAGAACCATTTGGAATGTACAGCATCCAAGATATTGCCGAAGGGATCGTACAGCAGCTGAAGATCATCCAGAAACGGTACCCGAAGCCCCTCCTTGACGAGATTAACATTACTCGCACATGTGCCGTTGTCACGATCCAGAAGTTTTTAGCTGATCTTCCGGAATTTATCAATGATGCGGAACAGAACGCGTTGGCAGAGAATACCGAAGTTTTACCAGCAGTTGCATTGGAGGCATACCGGGCAATACAGGAACTGAAAGATATATGGGTGCAGCTTAAGCCAAAGGATCTTTCATTTAACACTGCGGTTCATGATCCTTTCTATAAGTACCTGGAGCGGCTTTGTGCTGATACTTGCGTGAGAGTGCATGAGGTGATTCATAATTCATTGAAGGAGGAAACCTGGGAGCCGATTGATGAGAGCCATCATTATAGCTCTTCCGTTCTTGACATATTCAAGATGATGAACGAGTCAGTACAAATATTTGAAAAGCTTCAGTGGGAGAATGAGTACGAGATTGCGAAGACCAAGACTCGTCTATTGAAGTCATTTTCCGATGGACTCTGCCAATATGCTGCAAAGGTGTTAGCAATCATAGAAGAAGATCTATCCCAAGCGGATAGTGCATTGCATTCTGACGATAACTCATACGAAAACCTCATCACTCTGCAGGGCACGGCAGAGCGGATGAAGAACACTTGGCTCTTCAACGAAATGAGAAACGCTCTAATGCCCGCTCTTGCAGAGCCCCCAGAAACGTACGAGTTTAAGCAGAGAACGTGCGTATGCTTAAACAACCTCAGCGAAATGATGCAGAAAATAAACGATCTCGAAGAGACTGTCAATGCAGAGAAGATATCAGACACTATCTCGAAGCACCAAGTTAAGGTTGAAGATAAAAAAGATAGAAGTGATAAAGCAGTCCCTCAACTCTATACAATTCGCATTGTCAAGGCCGAAAATATCCTTTCTTTCAATAGCGATGGGTCTTCTAATAGTGCTGTCACTCTGGTGGACACCTCAGTTCAGCGGGAAATTGCAAAAACAAAAGTTGTCCGGAAAACAGTGAACCCCATGTGGGACGAACTCTTTGAGCTTGTCGTGCCTGCCGGCGAAGCCCGGATGATCAGTGCGACTGTGTGGCACCACAGCGCGAAGATCAACCCAGTCAGCTCATACAAAGTTTGCGGGAAGTGCTCGCTGTTGCTGGATCCCACCGTATACCGCTCAGACGGATACCCCCAGGAGACCAATCTTGACCTGGACACGCAGGGCCGTCTAATACTCCAGGTTTCGCTCGAAAGCGAGCGCTTTGACGCGATGTTCTGCGTGGGGCGGGCCCACCGTGCCCTCTCCCGCGCCTGCGACAGGGCCATTGGCCTCATGGTCAGCAAGTTCACGGCCTTCGTCAACTTCTCTCTCtcgcgcgccgcgctcAAGACGGTGGTCAGCTCCACGACCGCCAGCGCGCCTGGCGGCGCGGGAACCAAGACGAACGTCGTGTACGACGCCATCCTCCCTCTCTTCGACTACCTCAACTCCAACCTTGCAATCCTGGCCACCGAGCTGACCCGCTCGCTGCTGCACAAGGTGATGCTGCAGGCCTGGAACACTATCCTGCACTCCGCGGACGCCCTGTTGCTGCCCAACCTCTCGTGCGCCCGCTCGCGCAAGAAGGTCATGAGCTCCAAGAGCATGACCCTGTGGGAGAACGCCATGAGCATGGCCAAGGGCGACTCCAGCGActctgccgccgccgcagccacGATCCCCGGCTTCGGCTCGGCGCTCACCCCCCGCGAGATCGACGTCGTCTTCGACTGGCTGCGCGCGCTCTGCGTGGACTTCTTCCACAACGGCGGCGAGGGCCCGCCCCTCCACGACCTCAAGAACCAGCACTACCAGAACCTCCTGCTCGTCCCGGTCTTCTACGACAAGGCCGCGGACGAGCTGCAGGCCGAGGTCGAGCGTCTGATGCCGTTCTACGAACAGTACCTCGACCGCCGCAACTACTTCGACTTCGGCAGGCACACCGCATCGCGCCCGGCGCTCCCGAAGGGCTCGCTCGCCCGCAAGGACTCCGTCTGGGCCCACAGCTCGCGCCGCAAGCGCGCCCAggtcgccgccgccgtgcGCCAGCTCGAGCACGACCCGCTCGAGGTCGCCGCAGTCACGCAGGACATTCTGCTGCGCATCCTGCTTctccgcggccgcgcagccTACGTCCAGGACACCCTCAGCCGCCGCGCAGAGCTCGCCAAGGCCATTGCCACCCGCAAGCTTGTGCGCGCCGCCGTGCAGGGCCGCGGCGCCCCCCTCCGCAAGCCGGACCGTACATAA